ATTGCCCAAATTGATAACTCCTTCCCCATCTAGACAACAGGGGATTACAGTGCCATCAACTAGAATACCGGCTTGATTGCGCAGCGCGTGACAGAAACCAGGTCCAGCAATTTCCTCTGCTTTGAGATCTGGCCACTGGAACTCATGATCCTGATTCAGATAGACGCGATCCGCTAACTTGACGCCCGTTCCGCGCACGAATTTCTCATCGATTTTGAAATCAAGATTGAATTCTTGCTCGAGCAGCTCCAGCACCTCACGGTTGCGCTGACGCTCCAGATTGGTCTGATTATCGGTATCCAGATTCCAGAGCCGGAACGAAATAATCACATTGGATTTCGCCACGATTTCTTTGGCAAAACGCAGAATACTCGTCACATAGCCTTCCTTATCCTCAGACCCTTCATGTCCGTCGAAACTGTGCAAAGAGAAATTCATTTGTCTAAGCGCCGGTTTATCCAGCAGCTTGTGTCTGTTTTTGTTAATCAACGTGCCGTTCGTTGTGATATTGACCTTAAAGCCCTTCTCGTGGCTCAAATCCAGCAATTCATCAATCTTAGGATGCAGCAAAGGCTCTCCTTTGACATGAAGGTAAATATGATCGGTATGGGGCTTAATTTGATCAAGGATATTCGTAAACGTATCTATTTTAATAAAATTGGCTTGACGTTTCGTTTGTGGACAGAACGTGCAGGCCAAGTTGCATACACTTGTAATCTCAATATAAAACTTCTTAAACTTCTTCATTCTTTGCTCCATTTCTAGCTGCGCTACTATGATATTAGCTATTATAGCAAGCTGTCACTATGAAAGAAAGGTCATGGAGAAATTAGAAAATCGTTTGGACAATCCATCCGATGAAATGGGCAGACGGAATCAGAAACAACTGAGCAAGCAATGTTCCAAGAAAGCGAGAAGTCATGAGCAGCGCATAAATCTTGCCTAACTGCCTTTTTTGCGACTCATCATGCAGCGCCTTATCTGTAATGAGACCAAGCTGTGGATCTATGAAAATGGTCAAAAGTATTGTCGCGATCCCGTTAATCAGTCCAGAAGCCTGAGAAGCTGTCGTTGCAGATTCAGGAACCAGATGAGCGGCATATAACGAAGCGAGCACCCCTACCGAATAGAAAGCCGTCACCACAATATTGATCAATAATAAGCGCTTAGGTACACCCAAATAGCGAAATTGACTCAACTTTACTTTGGGCTTCTTCCAGTAGGATTTCGAATTCTTCAGCTGCTCTACGGTAACACTTGTAATTAATTTGGGTAACGATCCTGCAACTTCCAATCGAGCAATAATACGCACACTGAAATTGATAAATGAAGGAAACAAGGCGATCGCGATCAACGTGCCGATAGACGAGGCGAAAAGGCTGATACGCAGGTATTTTTCCAAATCAAAAGTCGGTTCCACCTTGGCAAAATCCACGAAGTTCGCCGTCATAGGTGCTTGAATTAAATTCGCAGTTCTTGAAACGAGCACGACGATTCCGACTAAAGAAAGTGCCACAGCCAGCTTGTTCACCTGCACGCCAGCGTATCGAATTGAATAAGACAACGTTTCAGCTGTATGTATAATCATCGTTAACACGAAAACTATAACAAGTGTCCCTGTCATTGAACGGCTCCGTGTTCCCCTATGGACTGAAGGTCAGCAATAACGGCTTCCCAGCGCGCTTTCATCTCTTCTCTACGCTCCTCATTTTCCAGCTTTTCTTGATGAAAACTGATCGTTGTCCGGCCGGGATTTGCTGTAGGAAGCAGCCGAATTTGCAGCGTAGAAGCATGCTCCCAACCTGCCGGCTGCCAAGTCAAACGAAGCTGCTCGAGCGGCTTCACCACACGAATTTCTCCTGAACATCCATCTACGGTTTGATAAGCTTGCCCCTTGGTGAATGACAGATCCGCCACTTCACCGAGCCAGAGTTTTCTTCCTGATGGGGAAATGAGCAGCTCCCAAGCCTCCTCCTGATATAAAGGTAGTGTCCTTCTGACACCAATTTGAAAACCTGCTTCAGCCGTTTGACCTACCGCTTTATTTGAACCCATCCTCTTGCCCCCTCTATCAAATTCATGCATTGGAACAGCCTTTATTAATTCTTTCTAGAAGAACCCAGAAATTCCCTTTAAAAGTTTGGCTTAATTTTCTATTAAATAAGAACTAGGAGCGTGTACTTTACAGGCCGTATAAAAAAAGGCTTCGCCGCCCTAAGAGATGAGCCTCTTACAAGCGACGAAACCTATTAAGGGAACTGTGGGGCTCTATTTAGTCGAACAGATGCGATTCAAGTGTAATAGCGGAACTACAGGGTCTTATTTCCACGAAAGGCGCTGAATTTTCCGCCAAACAGCAAAATAGCGCACTGTAGTTCCTTCACCCTCGCTAAAATGGCACTT
Above is a genomic segment from Paenibacillus sp. HWE-109 containing:
- a CDS encoding SRPBCC family protein, whose product is MGSNKAVGQTAEAGFQIGVRRTLPLYQEEAWELLISPSGRKLWLGEVADLSFTKGQAYQTVDGCSGEIRVVKPLEQLRLTWQPAGWEHASTLQIRLLPTANPGRTTISFHQEKLENEERREEMKARWEAVIADLQSIGEHGAVQ
- a CDS encoding lipid II flippase Amj family protein, coding for MTGTLVIVFVLTMIIHTAETLSYSIRYAGVQVNKLAVALSLVGIVVLVSRTANLIQAPMTANFVDFAKVEPTFDLEKYLRISLFASSIGTLIAIALFPSFINFSVRIIARLEVAGSLPKLITSVTVEQLKNSKSYWKKPKVKLSQFRYLGVPKRLLLINIVVTAFYSVGVLASLYAAHLVPESATTASQASGLINGIATILLTIFIDPQLGLITDKALHDESQKRQLGKIYALLMTSRFLGTLLAQLFLIPSAHFIGWIVQTIF
- a CDS encoding radical SAM/SPASM domain-containing protein → MKKFKKFYIEITSVCNLACTFCPQTKRQANFIKIDTFTNILDQIKPHTDHIYLHVKGEPLLHPKIDELLDLSHEKGFKVNITTNGTLINKNRHKLLDKPALRQMNFSLHSFDGHEGSEDKEGYVTSILRFAKEIVAKSNVIISFRLWNLDTDNQTNLERQRNREVLELLEQEFNLDFKIDEKFVRGTGVKLADRVYLNQDHEFQWPDLKAEEIAGPGFCHALRNQAGILVDGTVIPCCLDGEGVINLGNINDTHFSDIVEGERANRLFEGFSRREVVEELCRKCGYRERFSM